The following is a genomic window from Manihot esculenta cultivar AM560-2 chromosome 9, M.esculenta_v8, whole genome shotgun sequence.
AACTAACAACAACTAATGGTTCATGCCAAAGATCATTGTACATGTGTACGAAAAAGTTAAGGGAGAAATATGAACGAGTTTACACGCAACTCCAAAATAGAGTGAGAAAGAGAGTTTACAAGTGAAGGGCCAACATGTTCCAGTTGAGTAGGTGGTACAAGATACTCCACCATCGGTGGAGGCATGAAGGATACAGAATGTTGTAGATGTTGTTGTTGATGTTCTTCACCATATTTTCCATCTGTCAACAGAAACAGTATAATTGTTTTGTATTCACATTTTTTTGGGCTAAAATGCATTAGGTTACAAGCATAATTGTATTGCATAACATTTTTTTCCAAAATACTCATCTCTCTCTTATATCTaaataccttttttttttttttttgcttcttaagttataatttattattttcagaAAAACTAGTTTTCCATTTATGTAGACTAGCCTTATGGTAGTAGTAGTAGCGAAAGGCATCTTGGTCCCTCATCAGGCAAATTTCCATCTCCACCATTTAGCTTATCTCAATGAAGTGGAAAACCGATTATCGAATGAATAGCATATTGAAGTCAAATATGCTCATAAAACACAGTAAGTAAGCTAGCTTTAAAAGGACTTCAACAGGACAGGTCTCATGTGCAGAACAGCTACCTGATTGTGGCAATGCAGTGAACTGCATTTCTTTATAAGCATCAGTTCCCTCGCCAAATTGATGATTAGCTGCTCGTGATTTGCCAGATTTTCCCCCACAACCATCATCCATGTAATTTGATGTCAACAAATTTTTCGTACTTTCCTCTAACATGTCTGATAAAACAACATTGCTCCTAACACCATGCCACCAAGCTTTAGACGAAGCCATACAATTAGTGGGATCTAATTGTGGATGGCTAGTGTTATCCAATTTCATTTGCATGCTTCTTAGTTCATGTAAAAATAAACTCTACAATTTCCAGATCTGCTGCTTGCCTGTAAGTCAAAAAGGGAGGGAGGAAAACAACTGAATTAACAGCATGAAAAGTATTAGATAGACCAGTTGCACAGTATGTTCGTACTCTATATTAGACATTACATACATTCAAcagtaaaaagaaattattgtaAGCTACATACAAGTGATTCACATACTCAATAGTGTGTGCACATACAAGTAGTTAATCCAAAACTTAACTGAAAAAAGGAGATTGTGTGCATTATAAGCATAAAAGACCATGTTAAAAATCATGGTACTGACACAACAGCATGTTCTAAATCTAAAATTTCCAgtcataaaatttattaacttcaAACACTTTAATCAAGTCCTCACATTTTGAAAACATCCAACAGTTTAGTCCTAAAATGGATTCTTTACTAGTCAATAGTTACATGATATTCCATTAGTCAACGCTTATAAAACAAACATTCTTTTTgacatttttaagtatttaaaatataaatctttGCTTCtccctctctttttttttttttttcctcctctTCAATTTGCAGAAATCGGAAAAGACTACTAAATATCACATAAAAAGATAAGAAATTCAAACCAATAAAGAATGATATCAAATTTATTCCATAAATTTTCTTTCATCAAATGATAAACTCAGTTAACCAAAATTTGCCTCCTTTAGTATCTAAGGATAGCCCTTTTTTACTTCAAGTTGGGTGATTTGactttgttaaaaaaattacaaattttaaatttgttgttatttttaagaataattCAGAATATGCTGAATTTTAATCATTGTTTGATGGATTATTTATAGATAAGGAGCATTAGTTTGCAAATTTGAGTAATATCTTACATCTTAATTAATACAAGtttaaagtaaaagttaaaCTTTCAGAGATAATCAAGAAAACAGAAGTCACTAAAAGTATATTGACTTTTGTTTGGAGGAAGAAAATTTCTTGGgcaagttttaatggtttttttttttttctgaaattcaCGTAGACCATTAAAGTTCTTaccaaattgattaaaaaaaagagtgaatgcaattttattttaaaaatttaaggctagaacattaaaaaataatatttaaaaagtatcCACTAATGCAGTCAAAGTTTACAATTGGAGATTTTATTCAAGGACCAACACAAAGTGAACTTAAAGTATATATCAGGCCCCTTTTTTTAAGTAGTTAAttgaaaaagattaaaaattttcttttcttttctttgagaGAAAATATTTCATAGTTATTATCCCTTTGGTATATAATTTTCCAAACCAAATAGAAGTTGTTTATGAAACCAAATCAAACAGCAATGTTCTAGACATAAAATTCTGAAACCTTCACTTAATCACTTGTGTCTAAAATCTACATAAAACCTCCCAACcaaatatttagaaaaaaaaaacaaaaaaccttATAATATAATATCTCCAAAATGCTAGACTATCAgatttaaaaatacataattatttaaaaaaagtccCATTTTCATAATCTTATGCCATGCAAATAGAAAGAAAGCCCAACTAAAATTTATAGAGGACCAGCCTTAAGTTAATAAATATTGATTTATGCATTTTTGGTTAATCAAGTTCACTCCTAATTAATGAAGTTTCTTAATATCATTAAAACAATAATACAATTAAGCATAAACAAAACTCCAATAAACCTTAGATTTCAAATCCTCCTAAACGTTTACATCTCTctcccccccaaaaaaaaaatcatgcccTTCAATTCCATAGATTTAGATTCTATACAAAGCAAAAGAGATTGTCCAAAACCCATAGATTTGGAGGATTTCATGATTTCAGAAATTTAACATAGCAAATCTTACCTTacaaagataaataaaataatgagtGATGCTATACATTATAAgtaatttaaactaaatatttcactttatataaaatatatccaGTCAGCATAGTTTTCCAAAAATAGAATCACCACATAAATCTCAGCAAAACAATCACATCTAATCTCACTTCTAATCTATAATAAGAAAACTACACATATACATCAATATTCATACATGCATGCAAACTCAGATACAACAGCTTCATCGATTCATCCCTAACTTCCAAAAAACATGGCATAATCTTTGATAACAGTTAGAATTCAAATTTGAACCAGAAAAAGTAAGAAGAGAAAGCTAAGAAAACCAGAGAAGTTATCAAACCAAAAGGAGAACAGAACGAAAAAGACGACGACGACGAAGAAGAAATCTTACTGAACTAGTTTCACAGTAGAGAAGAGAGAGGCTTTGAAATTCTTGGCTAATTGGTGAAGTTTTGGATGTCAATTACTGAGAGCATGAGGATGAAGAGGCTTGTGAGATCAGAgggaatttaaaaagaaaaaacgtAGTGACGCcactattttaattttcagttgaCGGACACTGGAGGCACCTTGTTTTCTTCCTAATACCGTCAATGTCCTATGTATTTCCAATTACCAAATTATCCCTATGCATTGAAGTTTTTTTGGGAAAAGGACAAATTTGCTCCTCACTGAACGGAACagcaaaatatcaaattttactattaatctaaatttaaataattgttaaaataataaataaaatcgcTCCTCtcagataatttttaaaaatataaattgtgtTTTCCTCCattaatttaatcttattttaaatttttttatatattaataataattcagTGATGcacagtaaaaataaattttagtatttttactGCTGTTATATCATTtatagataaatttaatttttttattttttattttttaaatttaaaaatttttcttaaaaaattaaaaatttagaatttctatcctaatataaaataaagggtaaatttacattttaaataaatttatgattttaaaatttttaacatatccaatatttatttataagaatgtaaataaataaattacccacaacaattaaattattagaatttaatttatatttataatatctaaatccgtctaaaattcaattaaaattttatttaaataatttaaattcatttcaaattcaGTTATTATTAaccgaataaaatttaaactcatttagttttatatattttaattaataatttatataaaaatattttttattaataatttttatttaaaaaaataatatttttaaaaaattttaattttaatttttaaataaaaatatataaaaaattttataaatataattataaaatatatttttatattaaattaattatttatataaacgggttcgAGTAGTCAgtaatttatatgtaaaattcGATTCGAACTTAcaatgaatattattttttaaattgaattcatTATAAACttgattataattatataaatccgttctattaaaatttaattgaatcgaGCATTCAAAAATATAGATATGTTATTCCCTATCTTTGTAGGGTTTTTAAGTTATACATTTTATTGACATTGAAAATGAGAATTTTAAAGTACTTGAGATGAGCAATAGACTTATAACTTTATTTCCATTAGCttattatcatattattttcttgttGAAAATAAGttaacttttattattaaaatttagattcaggagatataattttttaaaataatattattaatttaaaattcatctCAAAACCTTGGGGTAAAAGAATAAgtttttaaaagatatttagtatgttttaaatttaaattataattatctttaagatttttattcatttgattttaattatcatTGAAATTTAGAATCTTActgtattaaatatatatttttatactttaaaataaaactcaatggttttatttaagattttttatcatacaaattataattcaaattaaatgttATATTCacttaaattgaattttaaaaaaaaaaccatagTAAAAAAAGGGAAATATTTGTTGGGAATGTGGAAAGAGAAGTAGGGACAAATTCGTCAATATAGAAACCAACCAATGACGCAGACTAAATTGTCCCTTTCAGATTTTCTAAACCATCGAGCTCGCATGTACTCGTTCCTTTTCCCACTTCTATTTCACCAGCGCAACGTGTCCACAGGTGGACCCCATCCATCCAAAATATTTCAATCATATTTCCTTGCGGGTCCCACAAAGTTCCTCATATATGCCACGTGGTCCTTCTATTCGAAGCAAACAGTGATGTTAGTGACGGGATAACGTCCACTTAACGGAGCTCAGCCGTTACAATGTCGTGGTGTTAGGTAGCAAATGGAGTGGTCCTCTTTTGTCCCGATCGTCACACAACAATCACGGATCTCCAGGATGGAGACATTGAGTCCACGTGTCCCCTAAAGATATGGAGTTAATTATAAGCCGCCTGAATAGCGTTTGGAAAGGAGCCACGTGGTAGTGCATCGAAGCTTTGGGAAGGCAAAAGAGGACAGCTCATACGATTAAATCCTAATGGGGAGTACAATTCGACTAAAGCGAAAAAGTGATGTGATGTAATTGAATGGTAGCTTACTCATCTGAGAAGATTATTATGAGACTTTGaggatttttcaaaaatttgaacactccatttttattttaaaattatctaataaaaattttaaaatttgtaaaattaaattttgtatcattatataaattgatccaataaaatattaattttataagtcttcatattatatttttaatttttaattttaataaaaaaattttaatatttaaaatttaaattagttttaattaaatttaaattaatttatacaatatattatatagtattatttttattttataagtaatttaattaattaaaattttaaattgataaatacattaaaattttaaattatataattgaaatatttaattattttataattaaataaaaattttaattaaaaattttagataattaaaagtttaaggtattaattaaattttaatttaagataataaagttatttatatagtaaaaataatGATCCGTGATATTGTGTATGAGCTAATTTAAGtatgatcaaaattaatttaaaattactatcataataataaatttaaaaattaagaattttttattcaaaattaaaaatttaaattataaatataaaaatttataaagttaAGATATCTTTAAACTAATAGacctataaaataaatattcatcactttaatatatatatatatattatttagttatactaatttatttataatattttgtaaatttataaatttaatttataaattttaaaaaatacaatttgaTGAGCAACTAAGTATTAATAAGGaagttattatattatttttatttaattttaaaatttcatcacatatctcatttattttttttaataattttactaataaatatatttataatttacttattactaaatttattattaacagATCGTCAACACCTTATAAGTATTTTAATcaaatacttataaattttaaataatttataaatctcaaataatttataaatatttaataattataactaattttcataaattaaatcaaacacgGCCTTAATCTAACCGTTATTAAACTCACTCTTTATATGCAGATGgtataataaaaacaaattcTATTCGATGATATGATatttaaagagaaataaaatttcTGTGTGTGGAAAAGTTTAGTTTGAATGGGTCGTACTTTTCACTTTTATTTCACTCTATATTATAGTGTCATTGCTGTTAGGCAAAATCGTATGTACGGATGTATTTGTCCGTTCATCATCGTTAAGTATCGTTTAATTATAGGGTTGCGGACTTTACTTCTACTCGTCATGTCAGATGAATTGTGTTTCTCTTTTATGAGTCCGAACTTCTTATGAGTCCAACCTACTTCAACAGTGGATTGAATGTGTACTGATAAATAGTTTATGTAGTGGACtttgataaattttaagtttgacTCTCTTTTAAAACATTGATCTTAATTTGGATGTTAATGGCTCAACGGCCTAAAAATATATAGacatatttactttctcatataaattaagaaaatataattaatataaatttaaaaacaagcattaaatattttatggtttCTCTTAATATACTTTTGGCTCATATTcaatttattcttaaaatttataaaatattattattttaatacatattaaataagatttattatgaaactaattaataaattaatatctaaaaaataaaatgatttataATTGAGAGAATTACCGCTTAATTCTTTTGGTATCGAACTATGgtatttaaaaactcatttttttaattttaattttaaaaaatatattaaaatattttgacattttaaaaattatattaattaacttatccattaattttattattaaatattttactatttaattttaataattttaaaaaaatttattaataagtcacttaaaattttaaaaagtctataattaatttttttatattaaaaatattttaaatttttttataatatttaatactcaaaactaataaaaaaattagctaCTAAATTCTGTAACTAAAGAAAGATTGAGAAACTGTCTTAGACTTTCCACTAATCGCGTGAgtacattatatataaaaatgatttacaaataaaaaaaactcatcTATTTATTGAAAATCTTAATCTATAACTTGTACTAAGTAACACTTAATTAATACAACAAATTAAAGTTTGtttaaataacttaaatttaagttattttaataaatcaattatggtaaattttttttaactgaaaattaaaaattaaaaaaatagaatcaaGTTTACTCAGATGCACTTACTATCAGACTAAACCTATAAATGCTcaattatgataattaaatattaaaatgatacAACAATACTTATATACATATTTCAAGGTTGAAGGAAAGTATATCtttaaattatactaaaactttttaataataaaattactaaatgcaattaatttaattatttttttaaaattatattaatttaagtgCTTTAGTAACCTACTTgtgaaaaattttcatttcctaaatttgtattaattttctctctaaATATGTTTTAAGAGTATAATAATGTaatatcttatattttaattaatttttatatttggtAGATGATATAAAAACATGTaccactttttaattttgaaatgagttcattaatatattgttttattatttttaaattatattaatatattttttaatatgctaTTTGGCAAAATTTAAAGGAGTAAATTAGTttacttaatttaatatttaatttagaaatttttagtggaattgtatttatttttaaaaatttaaattaaatattttaaattttttgaattaataaattttttctatgccatataaatataataaaataaattatatagtaaTATTACATCATTAAAAATTACACTTAGGGCGGAGGGAGGGTACGGCAAGGGGCAAGTGCCGTACCGGTGACCgaaaaatgctttgaagggaGATGAAGGTGTCGTAGCGGTACATCTGGTGGTGCCACAGCAGTGCAGCCGCTAAGCAAGTGGTGCCCTACCAAAGAAAAGTTCCTGATTCCGCCACTGATCACCATCATGGTTACAattgtaataaatttataattttaaataatgttatttataattttaaataattttatttatttataaatatttaaattaaatcacaaaATGTTTAaaagttatgattttttttttcaacaattCATCCTTTAATATATCACATACCTAAAATGTCATTTTCACGATTGTTTAAGAAGATAAATTATTCATTTTGGTTATTTTGTAAGATTTAGCTTTATATGTATACACACatcatttttcaaaaaaaatcaattgaaatgatttttaatatttagaaaaaatcTCTTTAATCTGACTCCATTTTTCAAAAACccaattaaatcaaactaatataatattaaaatatgtaatatctaaattttaatttataacataaaTTAACACATACACAGAGAATTATTTTCTCAATAAtatgaatataaatattatttaaaaaactaattatttaATCCTGTAATTTagtgaatttaattatttaaccgTGAAAAATATATCATCTAgtttatgttttttaaaaataattaattatttagtctgtccacatctataacaaTAATTATcactaattattattaaaataaataaatttaatattaaaataaaagctTTTATTGTATTTATTATTCTAGTATGACAGTAACTCTATttatcaaaagaaaaataacaattttattttcttgaggATTTAGAAATTCAAGCAGCgtactttaaaataaattctcacaagaatttaaaaaaattaaattattgttatcaaacacaaaaaaaaaataaaaaaaaaaaagaaattcattacttttaaattttttttaaaattaatcattcTAAACCAGTGCtcgataataataaaaaaaaaaaaaaaaaaaagttaggcCTTCATGATTGTTAAGTCTCAAAATTCTCCCTGCAATCTAATGTGCCCTATACTTCAAATAGGTTAGGCCCATACTTAAAATCCAGAACACATTGAAGTATTAGTTGGACTTGGCCCATTAAATTTCCATATATAAAGCAAACtcaaataatttttgtaaaaataaaactaaaaaaaatcaccaaaacccaAATAAATATTCTAATATTGCTTAATGACAAAACTGATATACTGTCACTCATATcctccaattttttttttttttaaatatctttcttatttctttcattttatattttcattatctttcttttctttttttttttcccaataaAAATGTTCCTTTTTCTCTTACTTTgtctatcaaaataaaaaagaaaaggtacAATTTCTACACCAAAATTTTAAGGAAGAGTAATCAAGTCCGTTTCTTCCAATTCTTTAATTAGTTAAGGAGAGTTAGAGAAGCGAccgattaagaaaaaaattactaataaacTACAACCGTGAAATGGTAGTGGCTGATATTTCTCTTAACCATTAGTATCAAGagttattatttattgataattgTTGGGTTTTCACTATCTAAGAAGAGGCGTGTTCAAGAGAAAAATACTAATCCAAAACCTATCACACGATCGACTCAGCATTTCAAGCCCTAATCTGGATGTGCGGAGCAGACCGGGTCTACCAGATCTACCACAAAATTAGGtccaatagaaaataatttagtcCAGTGATGTGACGCATGGGGAACGGCAGGTCTAATCACTTCGCAACCATGCTCGCATACAtgtcagaaaaaattaaatgaccgcTTGACATATAGAAGAGGTCTAACACGTCTGTACGTACGGACCTAAGTGGTAGGACATGTGGCGTCATTATAGAGAGGCAGTTAGAAGTCATTAGAGGATAAAAGAGAAAGGGATAAAAGGGAGAAACATTTTTCTCTCTATCTAAGTTCATACAACTACgataaaattctattttctgaatctcaAAACATCATTTATAATTATGATTGGTATTGAAAATAATCGTTGCGAAAACAAAACTTTCTCGCGGATTATTCACTCTAACGAAACCACATAGGAGCTAAAAATCCATCACTATACAACTTATCCCATaacctaaaaaaaataaagaaaaaataacaaaaacaaaTATTTATACCACTCACtcgaaaaagaaagaaacaacCCACAAACTAGCGAAAGACCTTCCCTGCCTAGAAGAAGTAGGCACATGCAATTCTCTCctattagtaaaataatatataattgatgATGGAGCTAATAATGTAGAAGAAAACATGGAGATTCTGTTAATATATGGAGACGTGAGTGGCCATGAATGATCAACGGCAGCCGCACGAGCTCTTTCCTTGGATTCTCTTCTCACCTATGCGCTAAGTCGCCTGCCTTCTCCTCTGacattataatttaatccaCCTTATCTATGTATAAAGCTGCaattctttcctttcttttttaatcATTGATTTTGGATTGGGAGCATTGGATTCTCACCTAATTGCACCTTCTTCCACTTAGTCTCCATCCAAATATTTAATTcccattatttgatttttttttaattcattattttctcaaCTCTTTTTGGTTTGGGAGAAGTGAAgagaaaaaatgaatttttaaaaaaaaattcaaaattttctctTATCTAAACATTGAACTAAGAGGAAGAAGAATCTTCAATTAATCATAAAGATTACACCAAAAGGTAGCTTTCTACTCTCGTTACCTATCTTTTGCTTTCTCTGCAGGTTGACTCAAACAAGGCATAGAAAGTAATTTTCACCACAAAAGTAAAAAGAAACGATTCAAATCAGGAAATGAATGaggaatatataaatttttctttttttttttaaaaaaaaattaaagctgCTAACAAAGAAGCTAAGGTCTAGTACATTCCACTTAGTCTCTCTGCAATTATCTCAAATCTTCAACTCTAAAACCAGTCATTGCTCGATGAGGATCGAATTCTCAACCCTAGTTAAACGGATAAGAGCGTCCAACCATCCACGCCAATGCAATATTTAGCATATAATTAATAAGCACATCCCAGAAATCCTAACAAGATTAACTGCAATGAGATCAAAGCTGCTTCTAGGATTGATTATTTGATCAAAACCCCAGCTGGCTAACTTGTGATCAGTCCTCACACTattatacatacatatatatatatatatagaagtcAGGTACTGAAACCATTACTTTTGAAGACTATGCAAAGTTGTGATATTGCTAAatgcaaagaagaagaagagctcTATATCAGGAGGAGCAAAAAAGTTGATAGAAGATTCCTTTGAAGAGCATTTTGGAGCTACCCTTCTCTTCATTGGagctggtggacatgataatctCTCAGATATTCTGAATTTTTGAGCCTTTGGCGtagaacaagaagaagaagaagcagccaTGTCATCATCAAGACAAGACAGATCATCCAATGATGTTCCTTTGCTTGTGGAGACAACTTGTTCTTGTCGCTGAAGTTGCTTGAATCTTCTTGTTCTTGGATTGGATGGTGCCATTACTTTGATGAGAAGCTAACGAATCAGTCTTGTCCGAAATTTAAGGGTTTAAAAAGCTGCAGAGAATAAGCACGATGTGGGTAATTTAGAAATGAAAAAATCTTTTCAGCTTTTTGATAGAATCGAGTAAGTGTGAAGAGGGAAAGAGAACAGTaggtaataaaattaattaaagtttgAACATCGTCATAGAAGAAAGCAACAGAAACATTCCAAGATCAGTCATTTAATAACTATTTGAAATGTTGGAAAGTTTCTGGCAGGTGTTCAGAAATTCCAAAATTATATTACACCAGCATTTGCAACTGCTACCACTACAAGAggaattttattcaaaaattcTACCAAATCCTAATACCATTGGTCCTTTTTTTAAGAGAAACAATGCAAATCTttgtagaaattatttttttagggtGTCAATCAAATTGCAagcttaatttttagatttatttattcaattttatagACATTCAGCTTAACTAAGAATTTAAGTTCAAAAACTTATATATTTGTAAACTCAATTATAAATATAGTTAAATTATTTCAGTCgaaacttattatttttaaattaaaatttattagggtTATAAATAGATTGAACTATTCATAAGTTATTTATGACGTATCAAATCAATAAAATCTCGACTTGATTTGTCTTATTTACTCAATAACTAAACTTGAGTTTATTGTTGTTCGATTTAAATTCTAATGAGTTAAACTCGAATTCAGTTCGatctcaaaaatttttttaataaatcaaacTTGATCTGTTTTAATATCAATTTTCCAAGCCTAGGGACTGCAATTTGCTAATGATTCCAACTTGTAGACACTTTCAACAGTTTGCTTCTTTTGCCCTTGTTCTAGCTTTTTAGGTTTTTATTAAAGTGGAGGATTTAAAAAGACATTTTTCaggtaaaagtaaaaaaaaaaaactttttatcaAAGTGAGATGAAAACAGTGAAGTGAGTATTAAtcggtttaaattaaaataattgattggactgattaatttaaaattttattttttttatttggttcgatttatttttattttttaaaaaattttagtgatattaatttaattcagttttaaaaaataatttgataaagaTGATGATAGATTGATGTTGTGGTATCTAATTAAGTTTTtggatataattttaaatatatatatcatcGAATCCGCCACCGTCGCGTCGCCATTCTGCCCTTTGTTTCAGATTGGTAAGTTCTCATCACGGAGATAACGAGTATAAGAGAAAAAGTGATTTCTTCATTTCTTGGCTTGAAATTTTATCAATCGTTTAGTgagtttttatagttttaattgattttcatgattttagattttatttatatattatattatttcaaaaattatCATTCTGTTATTCGGTCACACCTTGTTTGGAAATTTGGAGTTCTTTCTCACCTTT
Proteins encoded in this region:
- the LOC110622780 gene encoding nuclear transcription factor Y subunit A-9 isoform X2; translation: MQMKLDNTSHPQLDPTNCMASSKAWWHGVRSNVVLSDMLEESTKNLLTSNYMDDGCGGKSGKSRAANHQFGEGTDAYKEMQFTALPQSDGKYGEEHQQQHLQHSVSFMPPPMVEYLVPPTQLEHVGPSLVHSCYLGAYPTRMVLPLEMTEEPVYVNAKQYHGILRRRQSRAKAELEKKLIKVRKLG